From a single Anomaloglossus baeobatrachus isolate aAnoBae1 chromosome 4, aAnoBae1.hap1, whole genome shotgun sequence genomic region:
- the LOC142302180 gene encoding ephexin-1-like: MENSFFLTLLENHQRKTCDRLFKAPTQSDLHRWAAVFPSKSSDCSSGSDTIYEDWDCPQVHCVEQYTATQADELTLEPADIINVLRKTSEGWYEGVRLCDGKKGWFPSRYVQEITNEHVRRRNLRERYRVLQAARQLVT; encoded by the exons ATGGAGAACAGCTTCTTCCTCACCTTACTGGAGAATCACCAGAGGAAGACGTGTGACCGGCTCTTCAAAGCGCCCACCCA GTCGGACTTGCACCGCTGGGCGGCCGTCTTCCCCAGTAAGAGCAGTGACTGCTCCTCGGGCAGTGACACCATCTACGAGGACTGGG ATTGCCCCCAGGTCCATTGTGTGGAGCAGTACACGGCCACGCAGGCCGACGAGTTGACGCTAGAGCCCGCCGACATCATCAACGTGTTGCGCAAGACGTCTGAAG GTTGGTACGAGGGCGTCCGTCTCTGTGATGGGAAGAAGGGCTGGTTCCCCTCACGCTATGTGCAGGAGATCACCAACGAGCATGTGCGTAGGAGGAACCTGCGCGAGCGTTACCGCGTGCTGCAGGCCGCCCGTCAGCTGGTCACCTGA